GGCGTTGCCGTCATGACGCGGGTGGGTGCCGGCATCGAGCAGCAGCCGGTGCCCTTCCAACTCCACGAGCCACGAGCTGGCGCCGATGTTCGAATCTGGATTAAGATTGGTGATGCGCATGAGTGAGTTGCTATTTGCCGAGCGCCTGGCCGATGAGTTTTTTCATGACGGCCTGTGACAGCGCCCGGGCGTCGTCAAATTTTTCCGTGCCCGCGGGCAGGTCGAACAAGGCCGGCTCGGCCCGCTCGAATTTGACCCGCCAGAAATGCAGGATGACCCGGTTGGTGCCATCGTGCGTCTCGATCTGCAAGGGAAAATCCTTGAGGTCCGCCGCGTTCCAGGTGGTGGCCTCGAACCGCTGGCCATCCGGCGCCGTCAACACCACCTTCGTTTTGACGCAATGATGGCCGTCCAGTTTTTCCTGGCCCAGCGGCGTCCTTTCGATTTTCGCCGGCCGCTGCAGCACCGCGAGGTCATCGTCGCCCAAGGGCGCCACAACACACGCCTTGAACGCCGGATACAGGAGGTAGCTTTCCTTCTTGTCCGGCCGGACCAGGGTGACGACACGGTCCATGCCGACGCTTTGCGCGGCGGCGGCCGCGAGCGCGGGTAATTCCTTCGATTTGAGCCGGGCGACGTCGACATCGCCGCGCATCTTGCCATCCAGCAGCCGGAACTTCAGCGGCGCATTGAGCGTTTCCTCCCCCTTCTCGTCCAGCATGCGAATTTCCAACTGCGCCGTGAAGGCAGTGATCCCGCCAAAGAGCCGCACCAGTGCGGTGTTGAGGCCGGGTGACGCACCGGCGGCGACCTGGGCGGACACCGGCACAAGCGCGGTCCACAGGAGCAAACCGGCCAGCGCCAGCGGCCACCACAACGATCGGGAACGGACAGACATCGCGCCGCAACATAAACCCGCCCCCCGCTTAAACCAGCGAAAACTCCGGCCGCCGGCCGGCCTCGTTGAAGGAATCCACCGGTTTTACCTGGCCGTGCGCAGCAGTAATTCCTCGGGCGACTGATTCGTGGCCATTTCCATCAACCGGCGGTCGCACAGCTGAAGGTAATTTTCCGCGATGGGATTGTTGACCGATTGCAGGCGCAGCGAACGTTCAAACCACGCGCGGGCGGCGGCGTAATCGCCCGTTTGCACGTAGTGCCAGCCGATGTGCGCCACCGTGTAGTAACCATTGGGGTCCAGATCCTCCGCCCGGCTGTAATAGGGCATCGCGGCCTCGTGCTGCCCGAGCCAGTCAAGACACATCGCATAACGCAACACACTGTAGGCGTCGTAAGGATTCAGCTCCATGGCGCGCTTGAACCACTGCATCGCCGTCTGCGCCAGTTCCGCGTAATCGTCGCCGCCGTCCCAGCTTTGCACGCGGTAGCACTCGCCAATTTGATACGCGATCTCGAAGTTCTTCGGCTCGGCGGCAAACGCCCGCTCCAGCGCCGCCGCGCGTCGCGCCGACAAATCGGGCATGGCTGCGGCCCGCTGCAATTGCACGTATTCGTCCGCCCGCCGGAGGCCCGCGACCGTCAGGACCGTCATGCCCGCGAGCAGCAGCAGCGTCACCAGCACCACGACGGACCGCCGCACGTTGAACCACCAGCGTTCGGTGGCAAACCGCAGATGCGCGGCCAGCAGCGCCATCAGTGTGACCGCCAGAATCGCATTGGCCGGAATCTGCATGTTGAAATCCACGAGGCTGTGAATGGCCAGGGCCACCAGCCCGAAGGATGCGCCCAGCACAAACGCGAACCGGTTGCTGCGACGCTGGCCGAGATCCGCCGCCGTGCCGCCCACGTAACGCCACGTCTTGAGGACGCCCGCCGCCACCAGACCAACGGCGAGCCCCACCAGCGCCAGCCCGATGATGCCCCAGTCCACAAGCGTGTTGAGGTAATCATTGTGCGCCCGGTCCGGGCGGAGTTGCACATCCT
The window above is part of the Verrucomicrobiia bacterium genome. Proteins encoded here:
- a CDS encoding O-antigen ligase family protein, with translation MDREQMDRWCERGIIALVLGILVFGPLATGAVRTLEFLIIQGLTVAAMLLWLVRLWLKPRPQFLMPPLGWAVLAFALYAVVRYFTADIEYVARLEVLRVLIYTALFFIVINNLHRQEAVNLFGYVMLFLAMGIAFYACYQFFTGNAHVWNFANDAYRGRGTGTYINPNHMAGLLEMLLPLGLAYTIVGRMKPVLRILLGYASCVVAAGIAVSLSRGSWLATLFALVLFFLVLLCHRGFRWPAGLALLVIAVGAGFYAPKLSVVRHRIAAGVEEATSRETVRYQLWRPALRLWEEDKWLGIGPGHFDYRFRSVRPQDVQLRPDRAHNDYLNTLVDWGIIGLALVGLAVGLVAAGVLKTWRYVGGTAADLGQRRSNRFAFVLGASFGLVALAIHSLVDFNMQIPANAILAVTLMALLAAHLRFATERWWFNVRRSVVVLVTLLLLAGMTVLTVAGLRRADEYVQLQRAAAMPDLSARRAAALERAFAAEPKNFEIAYQIGECYRVQSWDGGDDYAELAQTAMQWFKRAMELNPYDAYSVLRYAMCLDWLGQHEAAMPYYSRAEDLDPNGYYTVAHIGWHYVQTGDYAAARAWFERSLRLQSVNNPIAENYLQLCDRRLMEMATNQSPEELLLRTAR